Within the Medicago truncatula cultivar Jemalong A17 chromosome 4, MtrunA17r5.0-ANR, whole genome shotgun sequence genome, the region TGTCAGCGCCAGCACCAATACCACTCCTCCGCCATCATCTTTGGTGGTTCCCGACGCTTCCCCTTCTCCTTTCTCCGCCATCGAGTTCCTCTCTATCTGTCACCTTCTCAAGGTACGTCTCCATAAATCACCATAATTTACTCCTTAGTTTCTCATAAGCGTTGGATCATTAATTCAAGAAACGAAGCACAGCAGTTTTATGTGCAAAATTGAATGTTACGATGATGTTCATTTAATGTAGCTTATTAAAATCTAAAATGGTTTAGGTATGTAATTTAGTTTTATTAGGTTAGAGATACACGATCCTAATGAAGATTGATCGCGATTGTGCtactttgattttcaattttcgATTTCTTTTTGGTCTTTTAATTCGTTGCTCTTTAACTTGTTTGAATGCTGTGTGATTTTGGAATGAAATAGACAACAAAGAGAGCTGGATGGGTGAGAAGAGATGTTAAGAATCCAGAATCTATAGCCGATCATATGTATCAGATGAGTTTGATGGCCCTGATTGCACCAGATGTTCCCGGTCTAGATCGAAACAAGTTAGTCCACtttatttactattattttttccgATAACAGCCAAATGAGAATTTAGGTTATCAGAAATTggtttgtttgttgattttcaGGTGCATAAAAATGGCTATTGTGCACGACATTGCAGAAGGTATGCTGAGTTGCTCTGTTTAATCTGTCTATGTCTAGTAAAAATAGCTATGTATTCTTTAAGTATTGTTCGCAAATAATATTCGAGAGAAGTTTTGTTGAAGTCGGTCAGGGGAGTAGTAATTTGGTGAAGTGTAAATCAATGGAATCTGGAAGAGACCGAGTGGATACAAGGGTGAGTTTAGATGTGGTACTGGTAATTTCTTGTTGTAAATGGTAACCTTGACAGCGAAAATTTGCATAGAAAGTTGTAAACCAGCACACACTAGCCACTTTGCTGTTTCTGTGTTACTTTTCATGAGAAGTTGACAAATTCCTAACATTATAGAAATCTACATGAAAGAATTTGTATAACATATTATGAAGTTTCAAGAATTGGGAGAATTTAAGTGAAACTGCATTCATTAGTATTTGTTTGAGCTTCACAATGCATAATCAactatacacacacacacacacacgcacgcatgcgcgcgcacacacacgaacgcgcgcgcgcacacacacacatataataCAGAATCTTCTAGACGCTAACAGAAATTAAGTGAAACTTAACTAATAGCTGTCAGTTATGCCTAGCTGGCGTGTCCAACGTTAAGCGGCAGAGTCTAGGGAAGGTGAAATTATATACTCCTATCATCATAATGCTGTTTTTGTTATCCCTATtctgtttttgttaaaaaagcaGTTTTCAGGCTTTCGAATTGGCAGATGCTTTAACACGGGAGCATCATGTTATCATCAAATTTGTCATCCATGCTTCTTCGTTGGAActataaattgattttgcttACTTTGGTGCTTTGTTTAATAGCATTGATCGGTGGCATTACCCCCCCGGATGGAATTTCAAAAGCATATGCGAGTCGACTAGAAGCAGAAGCACTCGAGTATATGTGCGAAATACTTGGAGTAGGAGAAGGATCGAGAGGTGCTTCCTTGTCACTCTGTTGATGAGTTTATTATTTAGAGAATTGATAAAACTGACATCTCTTTGTTTTGACTGAATTTTCAAACTGAAGGAAAGGAAATAACTGAATTGTGGATGGACTATGAAGCAAATTCTTCTCCAGAAGCAAAATTTGTCAAGGACCTTGACAAGGTTTGTGGTCTTTTGCCTAATCAGTCTTTCAGTTGTTCACTTCTGCACTTTACCTGTTGGCTGGTGGTTTGGATGGTAGGTTTTGGAGGAAAATGAATGGAAGGTGAAATTTTTCATTGTTGAAGAGAGTTACACTGTTTATAAAAAAGATCAATGGATTTGACAATAATAAGCTTTTGAGTATAAAGTTATTATGTCATGTTTTTCCCTTCCTCCTAAACTTATTAAATTAGAGAAATTTTATCCTCCATTCAAACATGTTCTAAGGGATTTATTTCAACTGGAGGGCCTAGGGAGATGGGATGAGGGGTGGACAGGATGTCCTATCAAGGGCCGTTGTATTGGTACATGCAGGCAAATAATGATAATGCCACATTTTGGTCTGGGGCTAAAGTACTTTGAATATTTTCCATGTAAACTGCTGTTACTTTGGttctattataattttttatccaTGCAGGTAGAAATGATACTTCAAGCCCTGGATTATGAAGACGGTGAGTGGATTCTTGAAATTTATCTTTTCACTTTATTACAATAGTATACAGGCCTTATCAAACCATTTGAATTGTTTGTCAATCTTTGAACATTAATGATCTTCAAGATTAATGTATATTTTAGTAAGAAATTTATGCAAATAACATTGAACTTAGTACATTTTACACTTCTGGCAGTTATAACTAAGATTTACATCTTCAAGTTTCCTTGTTTGTTATCTATAGGCTACGGTCATTCATGGATCATATGACAgtagtgatgatgatgattaacAGCTCTGAATTTAGTTGTGCATTCATGTATTTCACTCATGTTTTCGAACTGTTTTTTAGGTAGTTTGGTGTCATGTTATGCCATTTAATAGAATTGCTTTGCCTTCCATTAGCTTCCATCCAACCATTGATAAAGCCTAAGTAGAATACATTTATCAATGTTTTGAATTCTGGTGCATGATGTATGCATAGTTTAACGATTTATATTTGTATGATACTCCCCCTGGTCTGGTTATACGCAAAAATACCTAATTTCATATTAGTtaagaattttatttaattataatacatttttaatttttaatgtaataaaTGAACAAACGAAGTAATATTATTCTTCAAGCAGCCCTTCTTGGGAACTTGTTCCATAGTAATAAAAGGGATACCAGGAAATAAAATCTATATTACTTGAATTGTTGTAGAAATAACATGATTAGATAATGTGAAATTACTTgagatttgtttgtttttaatttaccaaacaagttcttttttgtttataactGAGATTGAAAAGAGTACAAAGAATGGAACGGAGGGGTATGTTGGTGATTTCCATCTTCGttcataaatttatttctaCGCGATATCTATTTTGTATAGATCTTTATGTTCTGAAATTTGTTCTCTTATGGCTTTGTGCAGGGCAGGGGAAGGATTTGGATGATATTTTCCGTTCAACTGCTGGTATGATTTTCCGCACCGTCTTTTATTCTTGTGATAACTTACACTTCTTCAATGATCTAACCACTTCAAAAGATAAATTGTTGACTTATATTCATTATGAAAAACCAGTGGTTAAGatttcaacaacttttttgcTTATCATGCACATACATGTTCTTGTGCTTATCAGCTGTTAATTTAGTCAATGGTTATTGCTGCAGTTTATCCTCCATAGTGCATCAATTCTTTGTTTGAATGTTTCTTGATTGGTTAGGTATACACTAGATACCTATGAGGCAAGTATAATACTACTGTAACATAATTAACTATCACATAATAGGAGCCTGGTAAAACCGAGTTATAGTTGATAATGAAAGTCTACACttgaaagtttgattaaatTGTTTATAATCTGAAGCTGAGAAGTGGATCCTAGGCTAAATATGATagtgttataaaaaaattcactccaattcaatgtttttttcttatccgGCTGGAATCTTTCTGTGGGAGATTACTGGTTAATTATGCCTTAGGTAGTACCTGGTTCCTATCGTGAGTTGGAATGTCATTTGACATATTTTGTTCAGCTGGTTAATAGTTGATCACTGAAGACATGATGATGGGTAGAAATGAGTAGGAGTGTAGGACATTAGAAGATGAATGGTCATTTGTTgccaaagtaaaaaaataaatggttaaatatgttattagtccctacattttgcgcgactttgaagaatagtccatacatttcaataaatgtttttaaaatccttaCATTTTCTCTCCGTTAGTACAATTGGTCCTCGCCGTCAATTTTTACACAGTCAGCAAACAAAttgatgatttgttttttttttttacttcttaaaTGGGTTGGGCAGGCAAATATGGGTAAAACACAACCCGGTCCATGTATCATACCCATTACAAAGACTTTCTCTGAAAACCCAAATAAGCTATGCAACGTCTCACCTATCGTCGGCGTCACAGCTATGCAACCAAATCCAAACAACACAAGGTTCCCTGGtggtacattttttttatcagaaaaCTAAGAAGTGAGCTAGTGGGTCATTAGAATTGTGAACCGTGATTATGGTGGAGTTTTATCTGGAGGTGATGTTTTCTGGGTTATTGGTTTCCTTCTGTTACTGTACTTTACCCATAGTACCTTTAATTTCAGCCTCTTtgtagttgaaaaaaaaaaaaatccccaaaTCAAACTCCTTCTTCCTCACGATCTCTCCATTCATCTCTCTACAAAAGGAATTCTTCTTCCTCATTTCGATTGTTTAAGTTGAAAAAATTCCAGCAAATGAGCAAAAAACTTATTCCCAATTTTAAATTACTGAGATGTGGATTTTGATTGTGGAAGTAGaaaacagaaattaaaaaacaaaggaaGAAGTAGAAGGAGGAAAGGTGAGTTTAAACTACATGATAGAAATGGTGGCTGAactattcctaaaaaaaaaaatggtggctGAACGTGATGGAAATGAAGGGGGTAAagggaaattagggttttttctctcttcattttcaggtttttttttttttttttttccagcaaGTTTTGAAGTGAAAGAGATGGCATCACATGGGAGAAGATAAAGGCATATGAGGGAAGGAAGGAAGGAGAAACtagttttatgaattttttttttgttgaaggagattatttttaattgttttatttaataaatcaaataaataattaaaattttaatttatataatttttttgacatgtTGCATCCCATGTCATTTATTAGGCCACGTGTGATCCTAGTGTTGTCAATGTGGCAACTTCTGTTTGTCTGGTCAACAAAATTTGACGGCAGGGACCAATTGTAGTAACGGAGAGAAAATGtaaggattttaaaaacatttattaaaatgtagggactattcttcaaagtcgTGCAAAATATAGGGACtaataacatatttaacccaaaaataaataaagcacaCCGGTCATTTGGGAGTATAAACATGATAGGGTGATATTTATTTGCCTTTTTTATACACTCAAACTTTAGTAATGGAGAGGATCCATTCTCCTATTGGCACTCACTCATGAAGCAAGAAATGGggttataattataaatatgaCAGGGTCAGTGGAAGAGCACATGTAcataaaagaagataaaaaaaaatcataaacctGATGATGTTTGATCAAAGAGAAGTGCCAGATGATTTGAGTCTGTTGATGAAAGGGTTCTAgaaataataattcaagaacaacgttaaaaataattgtataatttgattaattgaaGTACTTATTGGAGGGAAATTTGATGTTTTACAGGTAAGTTCCAAACTGAAATCGGCAAAGCTTGGGCTTCGGAGATTGTATCGAGAAGGAATCACTCCTCTAGAGAGGAATAATCCGCTTGT harbors:
- the LOC25494276 gene encoding 5'-deoxynucleotidase HDDC2, which encodes MAAAPSSSSSSPSSAVSASTNTTPPPSSLVVPDASPSPFSAIEFLSICHLLKTTKRAGWVRRDVKNPESIADHMYQMSLMALIAPDVPGLDRNKCIKMAIVHDIAEALIGGITPPDGISKAYASRLEAEALEYMCEILGVGEGSRGKEITELWMDYEANSSPEAKFVKDLDKVEMILQALDYEDGQGKDLDDIFRSTAGKFQTEIGKAWASEIVSRRNHSSREE